In Yarrowia lipolytica chromosome 1F, complete sequence, a genomic segment contains:
- a CDS encoding uncharacterized protein (Compare to YALI0F27775g, weakly similar to uniprot|P46674 Saccharomyces cerevisiae YDR159w SAC3 leucine permease transcriptional regulator, similar to Saccharomyces cerevisiae SAC3 (YDR159W); ancestral locus Anc_8.340) — MSWMNSGGGIPFGAPNGFPQSNGNGAANPFQSLQQQNQTQNQTPAFGAPTASPSSFGQSSFGQVQPAAPASNPFSRPNNNTTTQSTGGFAFSAPSTAFLNTTHFQNGPQTQPENSQPAQISAFGQNKAFSQVNHFQQPKLAGGNNKKQPGGGTGGSKQAKQRKQKAASPAPAQNYAKSISSFVHNAQVQSSQQQNPAALGFANNARDNSHARTKPWMIPNPHILDPIVVQAHPWDLQNQQEVQQIEATGNGDQEQYETLQQMRGVERTKMESLNLVDSPDKRRALSEAISFVGSCQQMCPAFERVRRRFENNVKAYEKDSNGVVTPDRAVKAFSRPAAGQPPPLPSDVRPPNILVNTLNYLVNEIVPQLPGAHPFLWDRTRSIRQDFTYQNYSGPEAVWCNEQIVRIHIYCLHFMSGHEYSKQQELEQLNKALQSLMEMYKAHRARDPHSECLKNEAEFHAYHLLSHLREADVVRQIQSLPRHVFDNQHVQDALYLREIIQQGNLVGGGRRQGVGMHMEDCQALYAQFFDALKLPRFSFLVTCMLESHFTQVRLSALRTMSRAFHSKGRPYSLEQLSQVLGFDDAAQAQEFFVHYKLTVTNGAVDVPSFNETTVAGLTPFADICHEWVTQKGGDLRGVFGPPGTASATFQAPLAPSKPPSVPFMAPVKPRVVQAAAPVAPTKPQVSAEEKKRWTQQITSKLIVDVASTLSKQICTATITQIEQQKLAQQRRLEEQQRLAEQKRLEEQRRLELQRHAQLEAERRQREQQAREERARLISTLSEEIYRAFVRENTYFVVLDSFAAVNSRRLTLSRALTQVQKTAFSSWQRKMELVRRQQEYNHVMRNLGKRKMRSRVGSCGSSSVVGSSKRIRTGPKSEAEHIELLQKTKQGTIKLWKPLEYDSLLKSLSTGFHSNTCLDSMPQIIIYTPQWDRLQGKWLRTKFDLSWNGQDTSGYEHVAKAADTTSMMVTSLVENGNYKSTFGILFECGIDANHVTAGEIQAFDELLAYVGAQSWYKLAVVVVYWGVEVDSQITELLYRDELAFFTICRPSDKESQNLESQMDELCRHFNASLSDLGQSEASRRQQQRRERLQHMQEMSLAAQRHQNMLKERKKQEELDRRLGHLVRKSSRTSLQGGSPDVSMLSDVSMSSQCQPKSALDPVNKGVRDLKSLIARAQEVRMAR, encoded by the coding sequence ATGTCGTGGATGAACAGTGGCGGAGGTATTCCATTTGGAGCCCCAAACGGGTTTCCTCAGAGTAACGGAAACGGAGCCGCAAATCCGTTCCAGTCCCTGCAGCAACAGAATCAGACACAGAACCAGACCCCGGCGTTTGGTGCACCAACAGCATCGCCGTCTTCGTTTGGACAATCGAGCTTTGGTCAAGTACAACCCGCCGCACCGGCTTCTAACCCGTTTAGTCGGCctaacaacaacaccactaCTCAATCTACGGGAGGTTTTGCATTTTCCGCTCCATCGACAGCGTTTTTAAACACAACCCATTTCCAGAATGGACCGCAGACCCAGCCGGAAAATTCACAGCCTGCACAGATTTCGGCGTTTGGCCAGAATAAGGCATTTTCTCAGGTTAATCATTTCCAACAACCCAAGCTTGCAGGAGGAAACAACAAGAAGcaaccaggaggaggaacaggaggTAGCAAGCAAGCAAAACAACGGAAACAAAAGGCAGCATCGCCAGCACCGGCGCAAAATTACGCCAAATCGATCAGCAGCTTCGTTCACAACGCACAAGTCCAATCTTCCCAACAACAGAACCCAGCAGCTCTAGGATTCGCCAATAATGCTCGAGACAACAGCCACGCTCGAACTAAGCCCTGGATGATACCAAATCCACATATTCTCGACCCGATAGTGGTCCAGGCACATCCTTGGGACCTACAGAACCAACAAGAAGTGCAGCAGATCGAAGCTACAGGAAATGGAGACCAGGAACAGTACGAAACGTTACAACAGATGCGAGGGGTGGAAAGAACGAAAATGGAGTCCCTGAACCTCGTGGACTCGCCGGACAAGAGACGAGCTCTATCGGAAGCCATTTCGTTCGTGGGATCATGTCAACAAATGTGTCCTGCATTTGAACGAGTTCGACGACGATTTGAAAACAACGTCAAGGCTTACGAAAAGGATTCCAACGGCGTGGTGACTCCAGACCGGGCAGTAAAGGCATTTTCAAGACCTGCTGCCGGTcagccaccaccacttccaTCTGACGTTCGTCCTCCTAACATTCTAGTCAACACATTGAACTACCTTGTGAATGAGATTGTGCCCCAGCTACCTGGTGCTCACCCTTTCCTATGGGACCGAACGCGATCCATTCGACAGGATTTTACTTATCAGAACTATTCAGGCCCCGAGGCTGTTTGGTGTAATGAGCAGATTGTTCGTATCCATATCTACTGCCTGCATTTCATGTCTGGACACGAATACTCAAAACAGCAGGAGTTGGAGCAGCTTAACAAGGCACTACAGTCGCTTATGGAGATGTACAAAGCTCATAGGGCACGTGATCCGCACTCTGAATGTCTCAAAAACGAAGCTGAGTTCCACGCGTACCATCTTCTGTCGCATTTGCGAGAAGCTGACGTAGTCAGGCAAATCCAGAGTCTACCTAGACACGTGTTTGACAACCAACACGTCCAAGATGCTCTCTATTTGCGTGAGATCATTCAACAGGGTAACCTtgtgggaggaggaagacgtCAGGGAGTAGGTATGCATATGGAGGATTGCCAGGCGTTGTATGCGCAGTTTTTCGACGCTCTGAAGCTGCCGCGCTTTTCGTTTTTAGTCACGTGTATGCTTGAGTCGCATTTCACACAGGTTCGACTCAGTGCATTGAGAACCATGTCTCGAGCCTTTCATTCAAAGGGCAGACCTTACAGCCTCGAGCAGCTGAGCCAGGTTTTGGGCTTTGACGACGCTGCTCAGGCACAGGAGTTTTTTGTTCATTACAAGCTCACTGTAACTAATGGAGCTGTGGACGTACCTAGCTTCAACGAGACAACTGTGGCAGGTCTTACTCCATTTGCTGATATTTGTCACGAGTGGGTGACACAGAAGGGAGGAGACTTGCGGGGTGTTTTCGGACCACCAGGAACAGCGTCTGCGACTTTCCAGGCACCCTTGGCGCCCTCTAAACCTCCTTCTGTGCCGTTTATGGCCCCAGTTAAGCCACGGGTAGTTCAAGCAGCCGCACCTGTTGCCCCGACTAAGCCTCAGGTATCTgcagaagaaaagaagaggTGGACTCAGCAGATTACGTCCAAGCTGATTGTGGATGTCGCTTCTACCTTGAGTAAACAGATCTGTACCGCCACAATCACGcagattgagcagcagaagctAGCTCAGCAGCGTCGCTTGGAGGAACAACAACGTTTGGCTGAGCAGAAACGTCTTGAGGAACAACGGCGCTTGGAGCTGCAGAGACATGCCCAGCTCGAGGCTGAGAGACGTCAGCGGGAACAGCAGGCAAGAGAGGAGCGGGCTAGACTGATTTCCACGCTCTCGGAAGAGATCTACAGAGCCTTTGTACGTGAAAACACTTACTTTGTGGTTCTGGACTCTTTTGCAGCAGTCAACAGTCGTCGGCTCACTCTCTCCAGAGCTCTGACTCAGGTGCAGAAAACTGCATTCAGTTCGTGGCAAAGGAAAATGGAGCTTGTGCGACGTCAACAGGAGtataatcacgtgatgcgGAACCTTGGCAAGCGAAAGATGCGTTCCAGAGTTGGATCTTGTGGTTCTTCGAGTGTCGTCGGTTCGTCTAAGCGAATCCGAACAGGCCCAAAGTCTGAAGCTGAACACATCGAGTTGCTTCAGAAAACTAAACAGGGAACCATCAAGCTGTGGAAACCACTGGAGTATGACTCTTTACTCAAGAGTTTGTCGACTGGTTTTCATAGCAATACCTGCCTTGATTCCATGCCTCAGATTATCATCTACACACCTCAATGGGACCGACTTCAGGGTAAATGGCTCCGTACCAAGTTTGATTTGTCTTGGAACGGCCAGGACACCAGTGGATACGAGCATGTGGCCAAGGCGGCCGACACTACCAGCATGATGGTGACTTCACTGGTGGAGAATGGCAACTACAAGTCCACCTTTGGCATTCTGTTCGAGTGTGGTATTGATGCGAATCATGTGACTGCCGGTGAAATACAAGCCTTTGATGAGCTTCTGGCCTACGTAGGAGCCCAGTCCTGGTACAAGTTGgctgttgtggttgtttACTGGGGTGTTGAGGTCGACTCTCAGATAACTGAGTTGCTGTATCGTGATGAGTTGGCCTTCTTTACCATCTGTCGACCCTCGGATAAGGAGTCGCAGAACCTCGAGTCGCAGATGGACGAGCTTTGTCGTCATTTTAATGCTTCTTTGTCCGACTTGGGACAGTCTGAAGCCTCCAGGCGCCAACAGCAGCGTCGAGAGCGGCTCCAGCACATGCAAGAAATGTCTCTTGCTGCTCAACGTCACCAAAATatgctcaaggagcgaaagaagcaggaggagtt
- a CDS encoding uncharacterized protein (Compare to YALI0F27797g, no similarity, similar to Saccharomyces cerevisiae CUE2 (YKL090W); ancestral locus Anc_2.494) translates to MLQEEIDSLVSKFSNLDSSLITAIALDCASVEEAESMLEPLNNESAGADQVCEDSTDFLSHDGTDSTGNTTAQTSVDDYKEAQRLQLIENYHGDHDRMRQEETQTQSLRKEIEDTDLDLDTYMTIRRMFPHVPAIKIKLRMKKFRDASVEDLLEYFLNYDTLKEVAPEQFGANVEVLTMVTNNKRKLRSRAQGDSNRVKRGAALVQLTPLRRVPYWDDNGEYDDPGDSQCWKMFNGEIERISSLLDLPKQKVAKYYYASNVSIAKTIIAILAEAHADEMTDEDKEYVYLSTDRFKNVPFVYLERLYLFVNRDEAKYSEAAGIIAAYDDKWNDMFSFRFGGSETTESRPIAEATTAHVITHQTPTSTGNEKVTIALTAPAPRVDEEEVRGPITDADGYQQVSGRRSARLKTVSELQELAQRLEETRKSYMYKSTTNPTLRGYYRGAIAELEEKRRQASTEARLLQQRRTESVYFTDLHGLTVNEAMTLVTDKIDVWWDVERINFEKQAPVKMLHIVTGAGNHSHNGVPKIKNSLSMWLKSHGWSFHSNTASLDVIGRRKTRA, encoded by the coding sequence ATGCTGCAAGAAGAAATCGATTCGCTTGTCTCCAAGTTCTCTAACTTGGATTCCTCGCTCATTACAGCTATTGCTCTGGACTGCGCTTCAgttgaggaggccgagTCGATGTTAGAGCCTCTCAACAATGAgtcagcaggagcagaCCAGGTCTGTGAAGATTCTACGGACTTTCTTTCCCACGACGGAACCGACTCCACGGGGAACACCACTGCTCAGACGTCGGTGGACGACTACAAGGAGGCCCAGAGACTGCAACTGATTGAAAATTACCATGGGGACCATGATCGTATGAGACAGGAGGAAACACAGACCCAGTCGCTTCGCAAGGAGATCGAAGACACCGATCTCGATCTGGATACGTACATGACGATTCGACGCATGTTCCCTCACGTACCAGCTATCAAGATCAAACTCAGGATGAAAAAGTTTAGAGACGCGTCAGTGGAGGATCTGTTGGAATACTTCCTAAACTACGACACTTTGAAGGAGGTGGCTCCAGAGCAGTTTGGAGCAAATGTGGAGGTGCTTACTATGGTAACAAACAACAAACGGAAACTCAGATCACGTGCCCAGGGAGATTCGAATCGTGTGAAACGAGGTGCTGCCCTGGTACAACTTACCCCTCTCAGACGAGTTCCTTACTGGGATGACAATGGCGAGTATGATGATCCGGGCGACTCTCAATGCTGGAAGATGTTCAATGGTGAAATTGAGAGGATCTCTTCGCTTCTGGATCTTCCTAAACAGAAGGTAGCAAAGTACTACTATGCATCAAATGTTAGCATCGCCAAGACCATCATTGCAATCTTAGCCGAAGCTCACGCTGACGAGATGACCgacgaggacaaggagtACGTGTATTTAAGCACTGACCGGTTCAAGAACGTGCCATTTGTGTATCTGGAAcggttgtacttgtttgtCAATAGAGATGAGGCTAAGTACAGCGAGGCAGCTGGCATTATTGCTGCCTATGATGACAAATGGAACGACATGTTCAGTTTCCGGTTCGGTGGAAGCGAGACTACAGAGTCCAGACCGATTGCTGAGGCCACTACTGCTCATGTGATTACGCATCAAACTCCTACAAGCACTGGAAACGAAAAGGTGACGATTGCTTTGACTGCTCCTGCGCCCAGAgtggatgaggaggaggttcgGGGTCCCATTACTGATGCTGATGGTTACCAACAAGTTTCTGGACGTCGGTCTGCTCGTTTAAAGACTGTCAGTGAGCTCCAGGAGCTTGCCCAACGGCTGGAAGAGACCCGAAAGTCGTACATGTACAAATCTACGACAAACCCGACTCTCAGAGGATACTACAGAGGTGCGATTGCTGAGCTTGAAGAGAAACGACGACAGGCTAGCACTGAAGCTCGGTTGCTGCAGCAGCGGCGTACTGAGAGTGTCTACTTCACCGACTTGCATGGGCTGACCGTCAATGAAGCCATGACTCTTGTGACCGACAAGATTGATGTTTGGTGGGATGTTGAGCGGATCAATTTCGAGAAGCAGGCGCCAGTGAAGATGTTGCATATCGTTACTGGAGCAGGTAACCATTCCCATAACGGTGTTCCTAAGATCAAGAACTCCCTCAGCATGTGGTTGAAGAGTCACGGGTGGAGTTTTCATAGCAATACTGCTTCACTAGACGTTATTGGAAGGAGGAAAACCAGGGCCTGA
- a CDS encoding uncharacterized protein (Compare to YALI0F27819g, similar to Saccharomyces cerevisiae MIF2 (YKL089W); ancestral locus Anc_2.495, some similarities with uniprot|Q9USY5 Schizosaccharomyces pombe Putative centromere associated protein), whose translation MLKRERGKTPFSIGDGLTGRRTGVTVEDTGERDENGMEKIDNIYQESADEDSEEEKPLKGSHAMSDFKVQRDDSDDEQASHVSLPPQTLTRPPKTKIQAIGLNDVTQRATNQLPKQTTKQTTTPARGTTLKAPSSARRLKIVSAVPVSKVVSKPSTSSKASSFDSKPATQSSSTAPKITKVSAIKSIQPVPAQKLPAPQPKQRQPSPDDTVDSLDMSPAPYNNPYVAPPTKFVPKTFSSTKPFTATDSVFKTPARANSLYGDSPADSTPGVPTPAFKPAQFNPGTFQFGGAKDVFDIPEDEPINMGMDIDMGMDMSMDMDVHDESIGYSSPKNEIKGVRPADVFNSPNVPNSRDSRGSLFGSPDVPKPLPKPKAKSKEPKKKPAKERKPSFAEKYKPRDFSKANDDLFKPFKVPSKTVSSKTVTSKPASRVEDDSIEAMSDNDSNAMDFTSIVKHSGPGSFVNGKSSKSKDTKTHKPNTSVDSLDFDLSGTDDIGGGDYDISMGGDDDVATNGGNGSLGEDDSISSTPRHFDRSINYREISTVDDSRMDYEEDSDDDYYDQSYRMEDDGDDDDDDDDDDEYNSAVDETMNHGRGVLPSPPRSLRRHRPKRNVGRPVRYWMGEGIQYKLEKSEAGGFVPVVKSVTRLPDNEEAAERTKRKRRKAYDVDDAIAEADADANENTNDNNGVVTNWQKKKSVEVEVFNYTAEEGDPETHMETVAYSHDGCDYTDPSPEGLSVAQLFGDKKDFTQSGMVRLIGGGRKPERNSRHHLHHFYVLSGIVDVTIGEKVIRIKAGCPFIIPRGTMFALQNASETIEALLFYVRSHDTLLRYEERVAQAEMDGVNETGEGEGVQD comes from the coding sequence ATGTTGAAACGAGAACGGGGAAAGACACCTTTTTCGATAGGCGACGGTCTCACCGGCCGACGGACTGGTGTAACAGTTGAGGATACCGGAGAACGGGACGAAAATGGAATGGAAAAGATCGACAATATATACCAGGAATCGGCTGACGAAGACTCCGAAGAGGAAAAGCCTCTCAAGGGAAGTCATGCCATGAGTGATTTCAAGGTACAGCGAGACGACAGTGACGATGAGCAAgcgagtcacgtgagcctACCTCCTCAGACGCTTACTCGGCCCCCAAAGACCAAAATTCAAGCTATCGGGCTTAACGATGTGACACAACGGGCTACCAATCAGTTACCAAAACAGACAACAAAACagacaacaacaccagcTAGAGGAACTACCCTCAAAGCCCCATCATCTGCCCGTAGACTGAAAATTGTATCGGCGGTGCCTGTTTCCAAAGTGGTTTCTAAACCCAGTACATCCTCCaaggcttcttctttcgaTTCGAAACCAGCAACACAGTCTTCCTCTACAGCACCAAAGATCACCAAAGTGTCGGCAATCAAGTCGATTCAGCCCGTGCCTGCTCAGAAACTACCAGCACCACAACCAAAACAGCGACAACCATCGCCTGATGATACTGTTGACTCACTAGACATGTCTCCGGCACCATACAACAACCCATACGTGGCCCCTCCCACCAAGTTTGTACCCAAGACGTTTTCTAGCACAAAACCATTCACAGCAACCGACTCGGTTTTCAAGACGCCTGCTCGAGCCAACAGTCTCTATGGCGACTCCCCTGCGGACTCGACGCCAGGAGTTCCTACACCAGCCTTCAAGCCTGCCCAGTTCAATCCTGGAACATTCCAGTTTGGAGGAGCAAAGGACGTGTTTGATATCCCTGAGGATGAACCAATAAATATGGGCATGGATATAGACATGGGCATGGATATGAGCATGGATATGGATGTGCATGACGAAAGTATTGGATATTCCAGCCCCAAGAATGAAATCAAGGGAGTTAGACCTGCGGATGTTTTCAATTCTCCAAACGTTCCCAATTCGAGAGACTCCAGAGGAAGCCTTTTCGGCTCTCCTGATGTGCCTAAACCTCTACCCAAGCCTAAGGCAAAATCGAAAGAGCCTAAGAAGAAGCCAGCCAAGGAGAGAAAGCCGAGCTTTGCCGAAAAGTATAAACCCAGGGACTTCTCCAAAGCCAACGACGACCTCTTCAAGCCGTTCAAGGTCCCCTCCAAGACGGTGTCTTCAAAAACCGTCACTTCCAAGCCGGCTTCTCGTGTTGAAGATGATTCCATAGAAGCTATGAGTGATAACGACTCGAATGCTATGGACTTCACTAGCATCGTTAAGCACAGTGGCCCTGGAAGTTTTGTCAATGGCAAGTCATCCAAGTCTAAGGATACTAAGACGCACAAGCCGAACACTTCTGTTGATTCTCTTGACTTTGATCTTAGTGGAACTGATGACATTGGTGGCGGTGACTACGACATTTCTAtgggtggtgatgacgaCGTGGCTACAAACGGTGGCAATGGCTCGTTAGGTGAGGACGATTCTATTTCATCAACTCCCAGGCATTTCGATCGCTCAATCAACTACCGGGAGATCTCTACTGTCGATGACTCCAGGATGGACTATGAGGAGGACTCTGACGACGACTACTATGACCAGTCGTACAGAATGGAGGATGATGgggatgatgatgatgatgatgatgatgatgacgaaTACAACTCTGCTGTGGACGAAACCATGAATCATGGCAGAGGTgttcttccttctcctccccGTTCTCTCCGACGTCATCGACCGAAACGAAATGTAGGACGTCCGGTGAGGTATTGGATGGGAGAGGGAATCCAGTACAAGTTGGAAAAAAGCGAAGCTGGAGGATTTGTGCCTGTTGTCAAGAGTGTTACTAGGTTGCCTGATAATGAAGAGGCAGCAGAGAGAACGAAACGCAAGAGAAGAAAGGCCTATGATGTTGACGATGCTATTGCAGAGGCTGATGCCGATGCGAACGAAAATACCAACGATAATAATGGCGTCGTTACTAATTGGCAGAAGAAAAAATCAGTTGAAGTTGAGGTTTTCAACTACACCGCTGAAGAAGGTGATCCTGAAACGCACATGGAAACCGTGGCTTATAGTCACGATGGATGTGATTACACTGATCCCAGTCCTGAAGGTCTTTCTGTGGCCCAGTTGTTTGGCGACAAGAAAGATTTCACTCAATCTGGCATGGTTCGTCTgattggaggaggccgcAAACCCGAACGAAACTCCCGCCATCACTTGCACCACTTTTATGTGCTTTCAGGCATTGTAGATGTCACTATTGGCGAGAAGGTGATTCGAATCAAGGCTGGGTGTCCCTTTATTATTCCTAGAGGTACCATGTTTGCGTTGCAGAACGCTTCTGAAACCATTGAGGCGCTACTCTTCTATGTCCGATCCCATGATACTCTTCTGAGGTACGAGGAGAGAGTTGCACAAGCAGAGATGGATGGGGTGAATGAGACAGGAGAAGGTGAGGGTGTTCAGGACTGA
- a CDS encoding uncharacterized protein (Compare to YALI0F27841g, similar to uniprot|Q9P504 Neurospora crassa probable Alp11 homologue of tubulin-folding cofactor B): MPDISLFITSDATSGERRLDPNLTLVEITQKLESVTGISPTSQKLTLYGGPQPTVIYNPDASDASISGSKTLESFNPQHLARLHVTDTSGKISVAELVGGGQEDVDSRYQMPQTEYESKSDTVLDWKRKNQLGRFDPNAKDRLDKAVVEAEEAIEAKGIKLGLRCEINGSKRGVVRYIGEIPEITDSGAPWIGVELDEPLGKNDGSVKGKRYFQCKAKFGSFVKPQAVEVGDFPEEFDDEI, encoded by the coding sequence ATGCCCGACATTTCTCTATTTATCACCAGCGACGCCACTTCTGGCGAGCGACGGCTTGACCCCAATCTCACCCTCGTTGAGATTACCCAGAAACTCGAATCCGTCACCGGAATCTCTCCTACATCTCAAAAGCTCACTCTCTATGGGGGACCTCAGCCCACAGTCATCTACAACCCGGACGCCTCAGACGCCTCTATTTCGGGGTCCAAGACGCTTGAGTCGTTCAACCCTCAGCATCTAGCCCGAttgcacgtgaccgacaCGTCTGGAAAGATCTCCGTGGCCGAGCTGGTCGGCGGAGGGCAGGAGGATGTGGACAGCCGGTATCAGATGCCCCAGACGGAATATGAGAGCAAGTCCGACACTGTGCTGGACTGGAAGCGAAAGAACCAGCTTGGCAGATTCGATCCTAATGCCAAAGACCGTCTCGACAAAGCTGTGGTCGAAGCTGAAGAGGCCATTGAGGCCAAGGGTATTAAGCTCGGACTCCGATGTGAGATCAACGGCAGTAAACGCGGAGTGGTGCGATATATTGGCGAGATTCCCGAAATAACCGACTCTGGGGCGCCATGGATTGGCGTGGAACTGGACGAGCCTCTGGGAAAGAACGATGGAAGTGTCAAGGGCAAGAGATACTTCCAGTGCAAGGCCAAGTTTGGAAGCTTCGTCAAGCCCCAGGCCGTCGAAGTCGGAGACTTCCCTGAGGAGTTTGATGATGAAATCTAG
- a CDS encoding uncharacterized protein (Compare to YALI0F27863g, similar to Saccharomyces cerevisiae ULA1 (YPL003W); ancestral locus Anc_8.86, similar to uniprot|P42744 Arabidopsis thaliana AXR1 auxin-resistance protein), whose protein sequence is MHRDKRQRMSDSIPSQKDRKYDRQLRLWAASGQRALEDASVCLLGSSPVATETMKNLILPNVGSYTVVDGGNVTEDDLSANFFFDSDSIGKSKAQSASLLLNELNKDSTGSYLDQKPSKIVASNLSYFDQFSIIVASVSSFDKYSDLEALSEYLYSHYIPLVVISSAGFYGYVRVVMKELPIIDTHPDSLVDLRLDSPWPELMEYVNNFPEPETAAARDHVPMIVLLLKTADKWIKEHEGGLPTKRDEKLAFKKQVEALRQGDSENVDEAVAAVWRLYQKSNQVPSQIRDLFNLSAEDSTDRDPTFWTLVEALKDFVAETGTFPLSGTVPDFKAYTKDYVDIQRVYKDKANKDLSRFKEIVATKVVEVPETVIEEFSKNSRFIHLARGTSLTHDISPESLAQITSEDDDLLKLYYVIRASQMLGGKQDAFSIMTKTNELGVTADVVEYSQEVARYEGRELHNISSVIGGVASQEIVKILAKQYVPLNNTVLFDGIGSKMEKWLL, encoded by the coding sequence ATGCACCGTGACAAACGCCAGCGAATGTCGGACTCAATTCCCAGCCAAAAAGACCGCAAGTACGACCGTCAGCTACGACTATGGGCCGCATCGGGCCAACGTGCACTCGAAGATGCGTCCGTGTGTCTTCTGGGCTCGTCTCCAGTCGCCACGGAAACCATGAAGAACCTGATTCTGCCCAATGTCGGCTCCTACACCGTGGTGGACGGTGGCAATGTGACAGAGGACGATCTGTCGGCCAACTTCTTCTTCGATTCAGATTCAATTGGAAAAAGCAAGGCTCAAAGTGCCAGTCTGTTGCTTAACGAACTCAACAAAGACAGCACAGGCTCATATCTGGACCAGAAGCCCAGCAAAATCGTAGCATCCAACCTCTCCTACTTTGACCAGTTCAGCATTATCGTTGcctctgtttcttctttcgaCAAGTACTCGGATCTCGAGGCCCTTTCGGAGTACCTCTACTCACACTACATCCCACTTGTGGTGATCTCTTCGGCGGGATTTTACGGCTACGTGCGAGTGGTAATGAAGGAGCTCCCCATCATTGATACACATCCGGACTCGCTGGTAGATTTGAGATTGGATAGCCCCTGGCCTGAGCTGATGGAGTACGTCAACAACTTCCCAGAGCCCGAAACGGCAGCAGCACGAGATCATGTCCCCATGATTGTTTTATTGCTCAAGACGGCTGATAAGTGGATCAAGGAACATGAGGGAGGTCTTCCCACTAAGCGAGACGAGAAACTGGCATTCAAAAAACAGGTGGAAGCATTACGTCAGGGAGACAGCGAAAACGTGGACGAAGCAGTGGCCGCAGTATGGAGACTGTACCAAAAGAGCAACCAGGTGCCATCACAGATCCGGGACCTTTTTAATTTATCTGCTGAAGACTCTACAGATAGAGATCCGACCTTCTGGACTCTGGTTGAAGCCCTCAAGGACTTTGTGGCTGAGACGGGTACTTTTCCCCTGTCCGGAACCGTCCCCGATTTCAAGGCATACACCAAAGACTACGTTGATATCCAGCGTGTGTATAAGGACAAGGCAAACAAAGACCTGTCCAGgttcaaggagattgtggctacaaaggtggtggaagtTCCTGAGACTGTGATTGAGGAGTTCAGCAAGAACTCTCGATTCATCCATCTAGCTCGAGGAACGTCTCTAACCCATGACATCAGTCCCGAGAGTCTAGCCCAGATCACTTCTGAGGATGATGATCTTCTGAAACTCTACTACGTCATTCGAGCCAGCCAGATGCTGGGGGGTAAACAGGACGCGTTTTCGATAATGACCAAGACTAACGAGCTGGGAGTTACTGCTGACGTAGTGGAATACTCTCAGGAGGTCGCTCGATACGAGGGCCGAGAGCTTCATAACATTTCTAGTGTTATTGGAGGGGTGGCGTCtcaggagattgtcaaAATTCTGGCTAAGCAATATGTTCCGTTGAACAACACTGTGCTCTTCGACGGCATTGGCAGTAAGATGGAGAAGTGGTTGTTGTAG